Proteins from a single region of Pseudopedobacter saltans DSM 12145:
- a CDS encoding lysylphosphatidylglycerol synthase transmembrane domain-containing protein, with amino-acid sequence MGHYLKTFLKLGITAFALYWVFSNIDIQAISERITRSNPYYLLLSLLTYMVSQLFASSRMHTFFSGAGLKLSALYNYKLYLLGVFYNMFLPGGVGGDGYKIFYLNKEFGVEKRKLLTAVFLDKLSGAWSLCTLIILMFLFFIKISIAYYLLGAWFIGTVIYFFLYKYLLQPYFKLFIPVHLKALGLQLTQLVVVSLILKSFGFGGAFVPYLILFLASGFMAVFPFTIGGLGARELIFLYGSEYFVLDQQLAVSVSILFFVISALSSLPGVYFVLKTKV; translated from the coding sequence ATGGGGCATTATTTGAAGACTTTTTTAAAATTAGGAATAACAGCTTTTGCCTTATATTGGGTTTTTTCTAATATAGATATTCAAGCAATCTCGGAAAGAATTACACGGAGTAATCCATATTATCTTTTGTTGTCGCTTTTAACCTATATGGTTTCGCAATTATTTGCGTCGTCGCGAATGCATACCTTTTTCTCTGGTGCAGGTTTAAAGCTATCCGCTTTGTACAATTATAAACTGTATTTATTGGGAGTATTTTATAATATGTTCCTTCCCGGAGGAGTTGGAGGGGATGGATATAAGATTTTCTATCTCAATAAAGAATTTGGAGTAGAAAAACGAAAATTGCTGACTGCAGTTTTTCTGGATAAGTTAAGTGGTGCCTGGTCTTTGTGTACACTTATCATTTTAATGTTTCTGTTTTTTATCAAGATAAGTATCGCTTATTATTTATTAGGGGCTTGGTTTATAGGAACTGTAATTTATTTTTTTTTATATAAATATTTATTGCAACCGTATTTTAAACTTTTTATACCGGTACACCTTAAGGCATTGGGACTGCAGCTTACGCAATTGGTTGTAGTATCGTTGATTCTTAAATCTTTTGGATTTGGAGGTGCTTTTGTCCCTTACCTGATCTTATTTTTGGCCTCTGGATTTATGGCCGTGTTCCCGTTTACCATTGGCGGTTTAGGCGCGCGGGAATTGATTTTTTTGTATGGCTCTGAATATTTTGTATTGGATCAGCAGTTGGCTGTATCGGTTAGCATACTTTTTTTCGTAATATCTGCATTAAGTTCTTTGCCTGGAGTGTATTTTGTTCTTAAAACTAAAGTTTAA
- a CDS encoding polysaccharide deacetylase family protein — MSFDIEEFDMPFEYGRDISFEDQIAISVQGTEAILDILEKKQVKATFFSTVVFAEHAKNTIRRIIDSGHELASHGYYHSDFKAEHLALSKKCLEELSGVPVRGFRMARMQPVDEREVTKAGYDYNSSINPTFLPGRYNNLSKPRRYYREENVWQIPASVSPLIRFPLFWLSFHNLPLGLYTWMCKTTIQKDGYLNTYFHPWEFTDLDQDRFGFPGYVRRNTGIEMIKRFDRYISFLKGQGYSFGTFSEFIQTI, encoded by the coding sequence TTGAGTTTTGATATCGAGGAATTCGATATGCCTTTTGAATATGGTAGGGATATCTCTTTTGAGGATCAAATAGCTATATCTGTGCAAGGCACAGAAGCTATTTTGGATATTCTGGAAAAGAAACAAGTGAAGGCGACATTTTTTAGTACCGTTGTGTTTGCTGAACATGCTAAAAATACTATTCGGAGAATTATTGATAGCGGGCATGAGCTGGCTTCACATGGTTATTATCACTCTGATTTTAAAGCAGAGCATCTTGCATTATCTAAAAAATGTTTGGAAGAGCTTTCCGGAGTACCTGTGAGAGGGTTCAGGATGGCGAGGATGCAACCTGTAGATGAAAGAGAGGTAACTAAAGCAGGATATGATTATAACAGTTCTATCAATCCTACGTTTCTGCCTGGCAGATACAATAATCTCAGTAAGCCGAGAAGATATTATAGAGAAGAAAATGTATGGCAAATTCCAGCTTCAGTAAGCCCTCTTATAAGGTTCCCTCTTTTTTGGCTGTCTTTTCATAATTTACCTTTAGGCTTATATACCTGGATGTGTAAGACAACGATACAAAAAGATGGATATTTGAATACCTATTTTCATCCGTGGGAGTTTACTGACTTGGATCAGGACAGATTTGGTTTTCCCGGGTATGTAAGAAGAAATACAGGAATTGAAATGATAAAGCGTTTTGATAGGTATATCTCCTTTTTAAAAGGACAAGGATATTCATTTGGAACCTTTTCGGAATTTATACAAACCATATAG
- a CDS encoding glycosyltransferase family 2 protein, translating into MEKLVSLVLPAFNETGNISVIVDKINRVFEGLAYKHEIIIVDDGSSDDTLKAIKIQSEVFSHVYFLEFSRNFGHQLAVKAGMDYARGNCIISMDCDLQHPPELIPELLKKWEEGYDVVYTIRAECKTLSKQKRKSSRLFYRTLNWLSGIGLEPGTADFRLMDRQVVDVFKRFSESEPFLRGLIKWVGFKQYGLNYDPAQRFSGDSKYTVKKMMRLALQGVTSFSIKPLYTAVYLGFCFSILSILYIPYVLYAVYFGREVSGWASIIMTIVFFGGLQLIILGIIGIYIGKMFLQNKKRPNYIVRTTNLKPSRIDTVEF; encoded by the coding sequence ATGGAAAAGCTAGTGTCACTTGTATTGCCGGCTTTCAATGAAACGGGCAATATTTCGGTTATAGTAGACAAGATTAACCGGGTTTTCGAAGGCTTAGCGTATAAGCATGAAATAATTATCGTTGATGATGGGAGTAGTGATGATACTTTGAAGGCGATAAAAATCCAATCGGAAGTTTTTTCTCATGTTTATTTTCTAGAGTTTTCCAGGAATTTTGGACATCAATTAGCTGTTAAAGCGGGTATGGACTACGCTCGCGGAAATTGTATTATATCCATGGACTGTGATCTTCAACATCCACCTGAGTTGATTCCAGAATTATTGAAAAAATGGGAAGAGGGCTATGATGTGGTGTACACTATAAGGGCAGAATGTAAAACATTATCCAAACAGAAACGTAAATCTTCCAGGCTTTTTTATCGTACTTTGAATTGGCTTTCTGGAATAGGTTTGGAGCCTGGTACCGCAGATTTCCGTTTGATGGACAGACAGGTTGTGGATGTCTTTAAGAGATTCAGTGAAAGCGAACCTTTTTTAAGGGGATTGATAAAATGGGTTGGATTTAAACAGTACGGATTAAATTATGATCCAGCTCAGAGATTTTCTGGAGACAGCAAGTATACTGTAAAGAAAATGATGCGACTGGCTTTGCAGGGAGTTACTTCTTTTAGTATAAAGCCTTTATATACAGCTGTGTACCTTGGGTTTTGCTTTTCGATATTATCTATTTTGTATATCCCTTATGTCTTATATGCGGTTTATTTTGGTCGTGAAGTTTCCGGATGGGCTTCTATAATTATGACTATTGTTTTCTTTGGAGGACTACAGCTGATTATTTTGGGAATTATAGGTATATATATTGGAAAAATGTTCTTACAAAATAAGAAAAGACCTAACTATATTGTGCGTACAACTAATTTAAAGCCGAGTAGAATTGATACTGTTGAGTTTTGA
- a CDS encoding glycosyltransferase family 87 protein, which yields MKPIIPKLALTFFQSKRNVIIIYILLAVIASLKQYLKGSFNNYLIFKHVYWHSINFQNLYIPYPEYGDTNHYGPIFSLLIAPFALLPDGVGTILWNIANVSILLWGIFSLPLSLQNRIIVAWICAHETLTALFSFQFNIALTGFILLTFSYIYKQREFRSAFFIVLGTFVKLYGIVGLAFFFFSKHKVRFILYGMLCAVMLFALPMLLSSPSFVLQSYVDWYHSLVEKNAVNASLTSGQDISIMGLFRRITQNPTISNTPFLLFGLVLFAIPYMRVNQFKYLSFQMMMMASTLIFTVIFSSGSESPTYIIAFAGVAIWFLNKEDSFTGWRIFLFAFAIVLTSLSPSDLFPRYIRQNFVQPYSLKALPCVLIWIDIVYQMAVKDFKKYSFS from the coding sequence ATGAAGCCGATTATTCCTAAACTAGCTCTTACATTCTTTCAGAGTAAGAGAAATGTGATTATTATTTATATTCTTTTAGCTGTTATAGCTTCATTAAAACAATATCTTAAGGGAAGTTTTAATAACTATCTTATTTTTAAACATGTTTATTGGCATTCCATAAATTTCCAAAATCTTTATATTCCCTACCCTGAATATGGAGATACAAACCACTATGGCCCGATATTTTCGTTACTGATTGCACCTTTTGCTTTATTACCAGATGGAGTTGGCACTATTTTATGGAATATTGCCAATGTATCTATATTACTTTGGGGTATATTTAGTCTTCCCCTGAGTTTACAAAATCGGATTATTGTAGCATGGATATGCGCCCATGAGACATTAACGGCCCTTTTTAGTTTTCAGTTTAATATCGCTCTTACAGGATTTATTTTATTAACTTTTTCATATATCTATAAACAAAGGGAATTCAGATCTGCCTTCTTTATAGTTCTTGGCACTTTTGTGAAGTTATATGGTATTGTAGGCCTAGCCTTTTTCTTTTTTAGCAAGCATAAGGTGAGGTTTATACTTTATGGAATGCTGTGCGCTGTGATGCTTTTTGCATTGCCTATGCTTCTGTCCTCCCCTTCCTTTGTTCTCCAATCTTATGTTGATTGGTATCATTCATTAGTTGAGAAAAATGCTGTTAACGCTAGTTTAACATCAGGTCAGGATATTAGTATAATGGGGCTATTTAGAAGAATAACTCAGAATCCAACAATTTCTAATACGCCATTTTTATTATTTGGACTTGTGTTGTTTGCGATTCCTTACATGCGTGTAAATCAGTTTAAATATCTTTCATTTCAGATGATGATGATGGCTTCCACTTTGATTTTTACAGTAATATTTAGTAGCGGCTCAGAATCACCAACCTATATTATCGCGTTTGCCGGGGTGGCTATCTGGTTTTTAAATAAAGAAGATAGCTTTACAGGTTGGCGTATATTTTTATTTGCGTTTGCAATTGTTTTAACGTCTTTATCCCCATCGGATTTATTTCCCCGATATATCCGACAGAACTTTGTTCAACCCTATTCTCTAAAGGCATTACCATGTGTACTGATATGGATAGATATAGTGTATCAAATGGCAGTAAAGGACTTTAAAAAATACTCTTTCAGCTGA
- the infB gene encoding translation initiation factor IF-2, whose translation MSEDKKLGILKVAKELNIGIGTIAEFLDTKGFKIEAKPNTKLTDEMYSALLKEYQGDKILKEEAKNIVIGKIRRDDAPHHQTQQPAQSEKKEAEKEDKEILIKNATAEDLPKEEVSVKEVAEPEIKKDEPTAPHTGVKIVGKIDLDSLNSKTRPDKKQHKEEEKKEIEKPRVEEPKKVEEKAPVAKAPEEVKAPVKAVEVEEKPQSQKQEPVNPIAEKPPVQEKKEEKSIPASPEVSKAEKPVSPSTEEDKGEDEVIRARAQQLSGPKIIGKIQLPVNKKKDQPVASSSNPNAAGDNKRKRKRKPSDGNPHHNHPQQGGNRPAGAGGQNPQQGQGGGGRPQGQGGGQHHQNIGNRNNDRGGNRPHHQHKKGGHHQPAAPKAEPTEKEIQDQIKATLARLSGAGKSGKFAQRSKLRRQNRDRAHAHAEEAALEQELQSKILKVTEFVTANELANMMDVSVTDVISTCMSLGMFVSINQRLDAETLTIVADEFGYEIQFVGTEEEEQYNLVEEDKEEDLQPRSPIVTVMGHVDHGKTSLLDFVRKANVTSGEAGGITQHIGAYEVVVQGGKKITFLDTPGHEAFTAMRARGAKVTDVAIIVIAADDSVMPQTVEAINHAQAANLPIVFAFNKIDKPGANTDRIREQLAAMNILVEEWGGKYQTQEIAAKSGLNIDKLLEKVLLEAELLDLKANPNKRAVGTVIEAQLDKGRGYVATVLVEEGTLRVGDPILAGSYSGRVKALFNERGGKVEKAGPSTPVQVLGFQGAPQAGDRFNAVEGEAEARNIANKRLQLQREQGLRTQKHITLDEIGRRLAIGNFKELNIIIKGDVDGSVEALSDSLQKLSTEEIVVKIVHKGVGQISESDVLLATASDAIIIGFQVRPSASARKLAENEQIDIRLYSVIYKAIEEIKAAMEGMLAPEFEEKIVANVEIRETFKISKVGTIAGCMVLEGTIHRNNEIRIVRDGVVIHTGTLESLKRFKDDVKEVNRGYECGLNIKGFNDIQVGDIVEAFEQVEIKRKL comes from the coding sequence ATGTCAGAAGACAAAAAGTTAGGAATATTAAAAGTAGCTAAAGAACTAAACATTGGTATCGGTACTATAGCTGAGTTTTTGGATACAAAAGGCTTCAAAATAGAGGCTAAGCCAAATACTAAGCTTACGGATGAGATGTATAGTGCTCTTTTAAAAGAATATCAGGGAGATAAAATCCTTAAAGAGGAGGCCAAAAACATTGTTATTGGTAAGATCCGTCGTGATGACGCCCCTCATCATCAAACACAACAACCTGCTCAGTCTGAAAAGAAAGAAGCGGAGAAGGAAGATAAGGAAATTCTTATTAAAAATGCGACTGCAGAGGATTTGCCTAAAGAGGAAGTGTCTGTTAAAGAAGTTGCTGAGCCAGAGATTAAAAAGGATGAGCCTACAGCACCTCATACAGGTGTGAAAATTGTAGGAAAAATCGACTTGGATAGTCTTAATTCCAAAACTCGTCCTGACAAAAAGCAGCATAAAGAAGAAGAAAAAAAAGAAATAGAAAAGCCTCGGGTAGAAGAACCGAAGAAGGTTGAGGAAAAGGCACCAGTTGCTAAAGCTCCTGAAGAAGTTAAAGCTCCGGTAAAAGCTGTAGAGGTAGAAGAGAAACCACAATCTCAAAAACAAGAACCTGTGAATCCTATAGCGGAAAAGCCTCCTGTTCAAGAAAAAAAGGAGGAAAAGAGCATACCTGCTTCACCAGAAGTAAGTAAAGCTGAAAAGCCAGTGAGTCCTTCAACTGAGGAGGATAAAGGCGAAGATGAAGTAATCAGAGCCAGAGCGCAGCAATTAAGTGGCCCAAAAATTATTGGTAAAATTCAATTACCGGTAAATAAGAAAAAGGATCAACCTGTTGCTTCGTCATCTAATCCTAATGCTGCTGGAGATAATAAACGCAAACGTAAGCGTAAACCTTCAGATGGTAATCCTCATCATAATCACCCTCAACAGGGTGGGAACAGACCTGCCGGAGCCGGTGGACAAAATCCGCAACAAGGTCAGGGTGGCGGAGGTAGGCCACAAGGGCAAGGTGGTGGCCAACATCATCAAAATATTGGTAACAGAAATAACGACAGAGGAGGAAACAGGCCTCATCATCAACATAAAAAAGGTGGACATCACCAACCGGCAGCACCAAAGGCAGAACCTACGGAAAAAGAGATACAGGATCAAATTAAAGCTACTCTAGCCAGATTAAGTGGAGCAGGGAAGTCAGGTAAATTTGCTCAAAGATCTAAGTTGAGAAGACAAAACAGAGACAGAGCGCATGCACACGCGGAGGAGGCTGCATTAGAACAAGAATTACAATCCAAAATATTAAAAGTAACGGAGTTTGTTACGGCAAACGAATTGGCTAACATGATGGATGTTTCTGTTACTGATGTTATATCTACTTGTATGAGCCTTGGAATGTTTGTGTCTATCAACCAAAGGTTGGATGCAGAGACATTAACGATTGTAGCTGATGAGTTTGGTTACGAAATTCAGTTTGTTGGTACAGAAGAGGAAGAGCAATATAACCTTGTTGAGGAAGATAAAGAAGAAGATTTACAGCCAAGATCTCCTATTGTAACCGTAATGGGTCACGTTGACCATGGTAAAACCTCTTTATTAGACTTTGTAAGAAAGGCTAATGTAACTTCTGGTGAGGCCGGTGGTATTACACAGCACATCGGTGCATATGAAGTGGTTGTACAGGGCGGAAAGAAAATAACTTTCTTAGATACACCGGGCCACGAGGCGTTTACTGCAATGAGGGCAAGGGGGGCTAAGGTTACAGACGTTGCAATTATCGTAATTGCGGCAGATGATAGTGTGATGCCTCAGACAGTAGAGGCGATTAACCACGCACAAGCAGCAAATTTACCTATTGTTTTTGCATTCAATAAAATTGATAAACCGGGTGCTAATACTGATAGAATCAGAGAGCAATTGGCCGCAATGAATATCCTTGTTGAGGAATGGGGTGGTAAATACCAAACTCAGGAAATTGCAGCAAAAAGCGGTTTAAATATAGACAAGCTTTTAGAAAAGGTATTGCTTGAAGCAGAGCTTCTTGATTTAAAAGCCAATCCAAATAAGAGAGCTGTTGGTACGGTTATCGAAGCTCAATTGGATAAAGGACGCGGATATGTGGCTACTGTATTGGTAGAAGAAGGAACTTTACGTGTAGGAGACCCTATTTTAGCGGGTTCTTATAGTGGGCGTGTTAAAGCATTATTCAACGAGAGAGGTGGAAAAGTAGAAAAAGCAGGTCCGTCCACTCCTGTACAGGTGCTTGGTTTCCAGGGAGCTCCTCAGGCAGGGGACAGATTTAATGCTGTAGAAGGTGAAGCAGAAGCGCGCAATATTGCGAATAAACGTTTGCAATTACAACGCGAACAAGGTTTGCGTACTCAGAAACATATTACGCTTGATGAAATTGGTCGTCGTTTAGCGATTGGAAATTTCAAAGAGCTGAATATCATTATCAAAGGTGACGTGGATGGTTCTGTAGAGGCGCTTTCAGACTCATTACAAAAACTATCAACAGAAGAAATTGTTGTTAAAATTGTTCATAAAGGTGTTGGACAGATTTCGGAATCCGATGTATTATTAGCAACAGCTTCTGATGCAATTATTATAGGTTTCCAAGTTAGACCATCTGCAAGTGCGAGAAAACTTGCTGAAAATGAGCAAATCGATATCAGATTATATTCGGTAATCTATAAAGCGATAGAAGAGATTAAGGCGGCAATGGAAGGTATGTTGGCTCCAGAATTCGAAGAGAAAATTGTGGCTAACGTGGAAATCCGTGAAACATTCAAAATTTCGAAGGTGGGTACAATTGCAGGCTGTATGGTTCTTGAAGGAACTATCCATAGAAACAACGAGATTCGCATAGTTCGTGATGGTGTAGTTATTCATACAGGAACTTTAGAGTCTTTGAAACGTTTTAAAGATGATGTGAAAGAAGTTAATCGTGGTTATGAGTGTGGTTTGAATATTAAAGGATTCAACGATATTCAGGTTGGCGACATTGTGGAGGCCTTTGAACAAGTAGAGATTAAGAGAAAGCTGTAA
- the nusA gene encoding transcription termination factor NusA, with translation MSSINLIDSFQEFKDFKNIDRPTVISVLEEVFRSMLRKRFGTDENCDVIVNPDNGDLEIWRTRTVMEDGFSEDDDLEIELADAHKIDPDLEVGDDFIEQITLESFGRRAILAARQTLVSKILELEKDEIFKNYKDRIGEIVTGEVYQVWKKETLVLDDEGNELILPKTEQIPADYFKKGDSVRAVVLKVDMMNANPKIIISRTAPAFLQRLFELEVPEVFDGLITIKNIVREPGERAKVAVESYDDRIDPVGACVGMKGSRIHGIVRELKNENIDVINFTNNISLYIQRALSPAKISSIKLDDETKRAAVYLKPDQVSLAIGRGGHNIKLAGKLTGYEIDVYREASEEDEDVDLDEFSDEIDSWIIDELKKVGLDTAKSVLALNVNELVKRTDLEEETIEEILGILRAEFE, from the coding sequence ATGAGTAGCATTAATTTAATAGATTCATTTCAAGAGTTTAAAGACTTCAAGAATATTGACAGGCCAACGGTAATTAGCGTGTTGGAAGAGGTGTTTCGCAGTATGTTGCGCAAACGTTTCGGTACTGATGAAAACTGTGACGTTATTGTAAACCCAGATAATGGTGACCTTGAGATCTGGAGAACCAGAACAGTAATGGAAGATGGTTTTTCAGAAGATGATGATTTGGAAATAGAGTTAGCAGACGCTCATAAAATCGACCCGGATCTGGAAGTTGGCGATGATTTTATTGAGCAAATTACTTTAGAAAGTTTTGGCCGCAGGGCTATTCTTGCCGCTCGTCAGACTTTGGTGTCTAAAATTTTGGAACTGGAGAAAGATGAGATCTTCAAAAACTATAAAGATAGAATTGGAGAAATTGTTACTGGTGAAGTTTATCAGGTTTGGAAAAAAGAAACTTTAGTATTAGATGATGAAGGTAATGAGTTGATTCTTCCAAAAACTGAACAAATCCCGGCAGATTATTTCAAAAAAGGTGATTCTGTAAGAGCAGTAGTGTTAAAAGTGGATATGATGAATGCAAATCCAAAAATTATCATCTCCAGAACGGCTCCGGCATTCTTGCAACGTTTGTTTGAGCTTGAAGTGCCTGAAGTTTTTGACGGTTTAATTACTATTAAGAATATTGTAAGGGAACCGGGAGAAAGAGCTAAGGTTGCTGTAGAATCTTATGACGATCGTATCGATCCGGTTGGTGCCTGCGTAGGTATGAAAGGATCCCGTATTCACGGAATCGTAAGAGAATTGAAAAATGAAAATATCGATGTAATCAATTTTACAAACAATATTTCATTATATATACAAAGAGCTTTGTCACCTGCAAAGATATCTTCTATCAAATTAGATGATGAAACTAAAAGAGCTGCAGTTTATTTAAAACCGGATCAGGTTTCTTTAGCGATTGGTAGAGGTGGGCACAATATTAAATTGGCAGGTAAATTGACGGGTTATGAGATCGACGTATACAGAGAAGCTTCTGAAGAAGACGAAGACGTAGATTTAGACGAATTCTCAGACGAAATCGATAGCTGGATTATCGACGAACTTAAGAAAGTTGGTTTAGATACAGCAAAGAGTGTGCTTGCGCTTAATGTAAACGAATTAGTGAAACGTACAGACCTTGAAGAGGAAACTATAGAGGAAATCTTAGGAATTTTAAGGGCTGAGTTCGAATAA
- a CDS encoding ribosome maturation factor RimP, which translates to MSVEQRVRELAEEKLQDREDLFIVSVKVQNKKITLLLDGDNGITIEDCAKVSRHVGYHLEEENLMTEAYQLEVGSAGLDAALVLDRQYQKNIGRNLLVKKVDGSKIEGKLIGANPTNLVISHEVKEKGKKAQTVETVIEKENIASAKVSISFK; encoded by the coding sequence ATGAGTGTAGAGCAAAGAGTTAGGGAACTGGCCGAAGAAAAGTTACAGGACAGAGAAGACTTGTTTATAGTTTCTGTAAAAGTTCAGAACAAGAAAATAACGCTTCTATTAGATGGGGATAATGGGATAACGATAGAGGATTGTGCTAAAGTTAGTCGCCATGTAGGCTATCATTTAGAAGAAGAAAATTTAATGACTGAAGCTTACCAGCTGGAAGTAGGTTCTGCAGGTTTGGATGCTGCTCTGGTATTGGACAGACAATATCAAAAGAATATTGGACGAAACTTGCTGGTTAAAAAAGTAGACGGTTCTAAAATTGAAGGTAAACTAATCGGTGCGAATCCTACTAATCTGGTGATTTCTCATGAAGTTAAGGAAAAAGGAAAAAAAGCACAAACGGTAGAGACAGTAATAGAAAAAGAAAATATAGCTAGCGCAAAAGTTAGCATATCATTTAAATAA
- a CDS encoding phage holin family protein has protein sequence MGLIIEILLMGLAVALAAFIVPGTQVDGFLSAIIAGLLIGLANATVGFILRILTFPLNILTLGLMSFIITILMVLLVSNIMSGFHVSGFFSAAAFAIVLAIIKMIFSGANSNS, from the coding sequence ATGGGATTAATTATAGAAATTTTGTTAATGGGTCTGGCTGTTGCTTTGGCAGCTTTTATAGTTCCGGGCACTCAGGTAGACGGTTTTTTATCTGCAATTATTGCAGGTTTGCTTATTGGCCTGGCAAACGCCACAGTAGGTTTTATTTTAAGGATATTAACATTTCCTTTAAACATTCTGACATTAGGCCTAATGTCTTTTATAATAACTATACTTATGGTGTTATTGGTTAGCAATATCATGTCCGGCTTTCATGTATCTGGCTTCTTTAGTGCAGCCGCTTTCGCTATAGTACTCGCTATTATCAAAATGATATTCAGTGGAGCAAACTCCAATTCATAA
- a CDS encoding TlpA disulfide reductase family protein: protein MKYKNQILLIIFALLLQACDKPSYSLQEGIWRGTVLTQSDVEIPFNFEVEKDSLGKYVLNIINGKERLLVDDVSVSKDSVFIRLPFFDAELKGALLDGRIEGAYIKHLPNNKDVVMGFYAQSGVNWRIKEKLEKARFNITGIWETYFIKENGDSVKAIGEFKQEGSKVTGTFLTRTGDYRFLDGVVDGDEMKISTFDGGFAMYFSAKILNDSTMVDGRHYSGFSSKRSFVAKRNDKAQLDDAYSLTYLKPGYDRIDFSFPDLNGEEVSLRDKRFKNKVVVVQILGSWCPNCMDETAFLSDFYNQQKGGLEIVGLAYERSKDFEKSKASLERFLDRFHVQYPVLITGYTPNGDEPSKSLPMLNHIMAFPTTIILDKKGKVRKIHTGFSGPGSGRYYEEYVLEFETLIKSLQDEH from the coding sequence ATGAAATACAAGAATCAAATTCTATTGATAATATTCGCGTTGCTGCTTCAGGCTTGCGATAAGCCGTCATATTCTTTACAGGAAGGTATATGGAGAGGGACAGTTTTAACTCAGTCAGATGTTGAAATTCCGTTCAATTTTGAGGTTGAAAAAGATTCATTGGGAAAATATGTATTGAATATTATCAATGGGAAAGAAAGGTTATTAGTGGATGACGTGTCGGTTTCCAAAGATTCTGTTTTTATTAGGCTTCCGTTTTTTGATGCCGAGTTAAAAGGAGCTTTGCTTGATGGAAGAATAGAAGGTGCTTACATTAAACATTTACCAAATAATAAAGATGTAGTGATGGGGTTTTATGCGCAATCTGGTGTCAACTGGCGGATTAAAGAAAAGTTGGAAAAAGCCCGATTTAATATAACAGGAATATGGGAAACCTATTTTATTAAAGAAAATGGAGATTCTGTAAAGGCTATTGGTGAATTTAAGCAGGAAGGAAGTAAAGTAACAGGTACATTTCTTACAAGGACCGGAGATTACCGCTTTTTAGACGGCGTTGTAGATGGCGATGAAATGAAAATATCGACTTTTGACGGAGGCTTTGCGATGTACTTTTCTGCTAAAATTCTTAATGATAGTACCATGGTTGACGGGAGGCATTACTCAGGTTTTTCATCCAAGCGTTCTTTTGTAGCTAAAAGAAATGATAAAGCTCAACTAGATGATGCTTATAGTTTAACTTACTTAAAGCCCGGATATGACAGAATTGATTTCTCGTTCCCAGATTTAAATGGAGAAGAGGTTTCTTTAAGAGATAAGCGATTTAAGAATAAGGTTGTTGTTGTGCAGATTTTAGGCTCATGGTGCCCAAATTGCATGGATGAAACGGCTTTTCTGAGCGATTTTTACAATCAACAAAAAGGAGGATTAGAGATAGTTGGATTGGCATATGAGAGAAGCAAGGACTTTGAGAAATCCAAAGCAAGTTTGGAAAGATTCCTCGATAGATTTCATGTGCAATATCCTGTCTTGATAACAGGTTACACTCCAAACGGGGATGAGCCTAGTAAAAGCCTTCCCATGTTGAATCATATAATGGCTTTTCCAACAACAATTATCCTTGATAAAAAAGGTAAGGTCCGAAAAATACATACGGGCTTTAGTGGGCCTGGTAGTGGACGGTATTATGAGGAATACGTATTGGAATTCGAAACATTAATAAAGTCTCTTCAGGACGAGCATTAA